The following are encoded together in the Desulfococcus multivorans genome:
- the tyrS gene encoding tyrosine--tRNA ligase, with amino-acid sequence MAKIVDALKERGFIEQTTHDAELHEYLETGSRTCYIGFDPTASSLHVGSLVPIMALAHMQRHGHRPIALVGGGTGLIGDPSGKTEMRQLLTPESINENVIGIQRQLSKFIDFSNGKALMLNNADWLTKLAYIPLLRDIGRHFSVNRMIKAESYRMRLESEEGLSFIEFNYMILQAYDFMVLYDKYDCGLQMGGSDQWGNILAGIELIRRTHQKTAFGITFPLITTSSGIKMGKTHQGAVWLDSTRTSPYDYYQFWINTDDRDVTRFLSLFTFLPMEEIRAVEGLAGEELNAVKTVLAFETTALAHGTEAAVKAYNAAGSMFGFRVVPHDLLPSSAIPRKEKGGEDSVPCTTISEAEIGDGIPAFKILHMTGLANSGGAARRLIDQGGGYINGERIQSPEYMVTKDDFNASNILLRAGKKRYHRLMLTN; translated from the coding sequence ATGGCAAAGATAGTGGATGCGCTCAAGGAACGGGGGTTTATTGAACAGACGACCCATGATGCGGAACTGCATGAATATCTCGAAACCGGCAGCCGAACCTGCTATATTGGATTTGATCCAACGGCATCCAGCCTTCATGTAGGGAGTTTAGTACCTATCATGGCGCTGGCACATATGCAGCGTCACGGCCATCGGCCCATAGCGCTGGTTGGCGGCGGTACCGGTCTGATTGGCGATCCCAGCGGAAAAACCGAAATGAGACAGCTTCTCACCCCTGAATCCATTAATGAAAACGTGATCGGAATACAGAGGCAACTCTCTAAATTTATAGATTTCTCGAATGGGAAGGCCTTGATGTTGAACAATGCCGATTGGTTGACGAAACTGGCCTATATCCCCTTGTTGAGAGATATCGGACGTCACTTCAGTGTGAACCGCATGATCAAAGCTGAAAGCTACCGTATGCGCCTTGAATCCGAAGAGGGGTTAAGTTTCATTGAATTCAATTATATGATTCTGCAAGCATATGATTTTATGGTTCTCTACGATAAATATGATTGCGGCCTCCAGATGGGGGGCAGCGATCAGTGGGGAAATATTCTTGCAGGCATCGAACTGATTCGGCGGACGCATCAGAAAACAGCTTTCGGCATCACATTTCCGCTCATCACGACCAGCAGCGGCATCAAAATGGGGAAGACGCACCAGGGCGCGGTTTGGCTCGATTCAACGCGAACATCTCCGTATGATTATTATCAGTTCTGGATCAATACGGACGATAGGGATGTGACGCGCTTCCTGTCGCTTTTTACGTTTCTTCCGATGGAGGAGATTCGCGCTGTAGAGGGATTGGCGGGAGAGGAACTGAATGCGGTCAAGACGGTTCTCGCTTTCGAAACCACCGCTCTGGCACACGGTACCGAAGCGGCGGTTAAAGCTTACAATGCTGCCGGGTCCATGTTTGGATTCCGGGTCGTTCCACACGACCTTCTTCCATCAAGCGCCATACCGCGAAAAGAGAAAGGTGGTGAGGATTCTGTTCCTTGCACGACGATCAGCGAGGCGGAGATCGGAGACGGAATTCCGGCTTTTAAAATATTGCATATGACAGGGCTTGCAAACTCCGGTGGGGCGGCAAGGCGGCTGATAGATCAGGGCGGGGGATATATCAACGGAGAGCGGATTCAGTCGCCTGAATACATGGTTACGAAGGATGACTTTAACGCGTCAAATATCTTACTTCGAGCAGGAAAGAAACGTTATCACAGATTGATGCTGACAAATTGA